The nucleotide sequence TCTTGGGTAGGGAGCTTAAAAATGTCCACTCTTTAGATGACCTTTATTAAAATTATCAACAAACCACAAGGGAGaattactttagaaaaaaatcttaacgTAAAAGAGATCAGGACTCCTAGGGTCTGGGAAACAGGAAACACTTCATTTGCGATCTGTCTTCTGTCAGCAGAAGAGCCTCAAACTTCTCCATAGTGCCGCCACTGGAAACTGCACTCCAAGCGGAAGGAAAGGGGCACGTGAGGAAGGATGAAAGGCTGCAGGCCAGAGAGTCCATACAGTGCAGAAATGGCAGGACTCATCGTGACCAGAGCAGGGCTGACAGGAAGTGGGGTAGCCTAAGATCTCCACTTCCGTGGGACAGCCAGAGGTGAGCTGAGACAGGCGGCATCTGGGATGCTAGCCCTTTAGAACGGCTCCACGACGAAGAACTGCGCTAAATGGCTCTTGACTGACCTTGTACTGAGTAGATAGATCATTTCCTGGAAGGGTTTTCCCAGTTCTGAGTCTCTCCGAAATGATTAAAAACACGCTCAAAACCGTCTCTGCGTCAACCAGCGAGGTGTGTCTGGTCACAGCAACCAGAGCAGGAACTGAACGGCTGCAGCATACGCCAGATTTAATGCAAAAGAAACTGCAAGGCAACCTTTAAAATTAATCTGCTATTTTTATTGTTCTGCTTGTACCTTAGCTATGGCATCAGACTTGCTGATCTGGAAGACTGCAGAGTCAGTGACCCCACGACCAGCTGCAGACCATATGAAGTGCTTTTTAAGCTTGAGAGCATTTCCTCGTGGTCTACTGTTTGCTCTGAAAACATGGGGTTTGAACCGTCGAGGGATACACATCTGGTCTCATCTTCTGGGAGAACTTCATAATAGGCATAAGCATATGGCAGCTGGCAcagctctgaatgtgggtgagacAGTTCCGAGCTGGTGCCTGCTCCCTCAGGGACAGCACTTAACAGTTCAACGTTCAGGAAACCCATTTCCCTCAGTTTTGGATGGTCTGGCCATCCTGACACCCACGACTCTCCTTGGGGGTACCGTCCCCAGCTGTCTGGCCAGTCACTTCCTAGAGCATCTCCGATGCCACAGGATACCCCTGCCAGATGTTCTTCCAAAGCAGATAACAGAACCTTGCTTACGGAGGCTGCTGGAGCCAAATTTCTTCCCGTTGATTCCTTCAGATACTGAAGCACTTGGTAAAGTATGAGGTCAGCCTCACTCTGGCCACGTTTCACTT is from Microtus pennsylvanicus isolate mMicPen1 chromosome 1, mMicPen1.hap1, whole genome shotgun sequence and encodes:
- the Fam220a gene encoding LOW QUALITY PROTEIN: protein FAM220A (The sequence of the model RefSeq protein was modified relative to this genomic sequence to represent the inferred CDS: deleted 2 bases in 1 codon), with protein sequence MRGRRGTLGACLTNVRWSQGGDLDKLLCGLKKRSRRGSPSPACVPSWTDEPATGADGRSQDTVVASLEVKRGQSEADLILYQVLQYLKESTGRNLAPAASVSKVLLSALEEHLAGVSCGIGDALGSDWPDSWGRYPQGESWVSGWPDHPKLREMGFLNVELLSAVPEGAGTSSELSHPHSELCQLPYAYAYYEVLPEDETRCVSLDGSNPMFSEQTVDHEEMLSSLKHFIWSAAGRGVTDSAVFQISKSDAIAKVQAEQ